One Actinomadura viridis genomic region harbors:
- the pdxH gene encoding pyridoxamine 5'-phosphate oxidase: MHKTQVRGSFDVESPIPDPAGLRRTYEGGELAESALPADPLDLFAAWFADAAGLAAMPEPNAMVLATASAQAVPSVRTVLLKGYGRDGFRFFTNLTSRKGRDLAENPRASLVFPWHTMHRQVIVAGAVLPVSREETAAYFRTRPWGSRLGAWASEHQSAVIAGREELEARWAELARRWPDPAMLPGGHGANEGDDTVPLPDFWGGFRVVPESIEFWQGRPNRLHDRLRYRCVPPGTPGRDPVWKVERLSP, encoded by the coding sequence ATGCACAAAACGCAGGTGAGAGGGTCGTTCGACGTGGAAAGTCCGATACCGGACCCGGCAGGGCTCCGGAGAACCTACGAGGGCGGGGAGCTGGCGGAGTCCGCCCTGCCCGCCGATCCGCTCGATCTCTTCGCCGCGTGGTTCGCCGACGCGGCCGGTCTCGCGGCGATGCCCGAGCCGAACGCCATGGTGCTCGCCACCGCCTCCGCGCAGGCCGTGCCGAGCGTACGGACGGTGCTCCTCAAGGGGTACGGCCGGGACGGTTTCCGGTTCTTCACCAACCTGACCTCGCGCAAGGGGCGGGATCTGGCGGAGAACCCGCGGGCGTCGCTGGTCTTCCCCTGGCACACGATGCACCGGCAGGTGATCGTGGCGGGGGCGGTCCTGCCGGTCTCCCGGGAGGAGACGGCCGCGTACTTCCGGACCCGTCCGTGGGGGTCGCGGCTGGGCGCCTGGGCGAGCGAGCACCAGTCCGCGGTGATCGCCGGCCGGGAGGAGCTGGAGGCCCGCTGGGCCGAGCTGGCCCGGCGCTGGCCGGATCCGGCCATGCTGCCCGGCGGGCACGGCGCGAACGAGGGGGACGACACCGTCCCGCTGCCGGACTTCTGGGGCGGGTTCCGGGTGGTCCCGGAGTCGATCGAGTTCTGGCAGGGCCGTCCCAACCGCCTGCACGACCGCCTCCGCTACCGGTGCGTGCCGCCGGGGACGCCCGGACGCGACCCGGTC